A genomic stretch from Aedes albopictus strain Foshan chromosome 2, AalbF5, whole genome shotgun sequence includes:
- the LOC115268503 gene encoding uncharacterized protein LOC115268503, producing the protein MACSMQGVIDPETTRPITYESSIKSGTHGEVYQKQLAQVLLLRLTRQRKDFQLAYEMTAAEKFDDVVLYDAAAKQWIFLQSKHADGKDSKIDLNGLLPKTNREKADFSLYKYFYSYMIVQHRFKGKVKFLLFTNKKLDEKLKTAGDYMSFEDRDVDEYLRFNSEGATHKLLTPTEPTIQSIMEYVNKDLYFLKDAIKDLFTEGIITNELSKYKTYLNDILTESGNQIRFKDTFNDSLIFIAKLYKVLKPDLLDLKPIDKPLGYADGEVEYDSLSYPSVEGQDFEHLIDAIRNLFRTGILSDFLKTHENLLALILTTTANGQLAFKDSFSSDIIWKAELYRTLKAELGDLNKKVTTKQKLFDGKASRNKHHSVLLYAEEPDVRQFFTLLTLSVHQPDELEPFIVKELHLGMRMWLRPDVLGKLAEDDDKNAVKDLDDYFESTLKCGQGNSKPFLDQHFVTRYSNKLRSKIFKLFPELNDTNQLYINREIIFDQENIDTQENLQGFQFDGIVKSKPDCSLGKTITFSDNSAKNRHGVDDRMALLDRTSKEMTDRQFSENLKMRFAHYQCLVLTADPGIGKTELFQYVALEHQKLTSGAVFLFRLNRIQDSKDVLGNETSLEILKPALSQKNLELIQNHLRNKSNDLITMLFDGYDEIHERNKTRINKLFELLLKSKQIQLVISARNHEKNSLQRFFQNHNFNVGYFTLEPFNSENVIEYLAQFWNEKCDFNSKFDSYSKFLIEKFYSLCRVPLMVKMMAKIYKQRFKEFKETMIDKEGEISLLEREFSQIEQIYGIFIENCLLVKIEDACHGIGKVDPNKQIFDGFYLDHQLLAIKFLDVGDLKHIFKNPKYMKKWDCIQKSHQNQLEKSILLNFVDGKVSFTHHSYAEYFVAKFLWDDFINLKNIINKVLSRFTGIREFFIKKIEENIDLFVSKFAQQTSFVSKEVAFWACESNAVELLKYVLSKKFLSMPNKVKMLQIAIKNGSDKICSYLIDDYKVHPNVKYDGGLAALHWAVIYGHRNLVHLLLERGADINIRNTGGWSALHYAVHHKRILIAQFLLDKGMDVNCSNNDKWNPLHIACNNGDANVVKILIQKNADLDIQTIEGKTPLYLATAGGHAEIVIVLIENMMKKFPFRSMFCVDYAFQIAVRYGHSSVQEMLKRKYPNDACAKDIDDPLIHFATWQGIIRYVEKLIDEGTNVNAQSTALHLSASASDHRLVVELPLGKGANVNAVETNKSTPLHLACQNGHTKVAEKLMTQKSLVNAMGHNYQTLLNFACENGHKDVVDALIREGANIEALTLNKCTALHISAFNGHCDIVDLLLDKGANVNAVKTNNWTPLHFACQNGHKMVVEVLLKQKANIDALTHDSSTPLHLACLNGHKEVAEILLRQKANIDALDHRNRTPLHFACQNKHKDVVETLIERGAKIDALTQNKCTALHLSAFNDHMIIVDLLLSKGANVNAIEVKKWTPLHFACQDGRKEVVEILLKQKAKIDALDYQNRTPLHLACENGHKEVVKILIREKANIDAMNHENCTPLHLACWNGHAEVVEILLREKVNINALTRKKYTPLDVAFQNGHCDVVKILLRRIGLQNLVTYPSNHKHYIITLIQMYFSIANAR; encoded by the coding sequence ATGGCTTGCTCAATGCAGGGTGTTATAGATCCGGAAACCACAAGGCCTATAACGTACGAAAGCAGCATCAAGTCCGGCACTCACGGCGAAGTATACCAAAAGCAGCTGGCCCAAGTTCTTTTGCTTAGGCTGACACGACAAAGGAAGGATTTCCAGTTAGCTTACGAAATGACAGCAGCGGAAAAGTTTGATGATGTGGTGCTGTACGATGCCGCAGCCAAGCAATGGATTTttctacaatcaaaacatgcagaCGGCAAAGATTCAAAGATAGATCTCAATGGCTTGCTACCGAAAACGAATCGGGAAAAGGCAGATTTCAGTTTGTACAAATATTTTTATTCCTATATGATAGTTCAACATAGGTTCAAAGGCAAAGTCAAATTCCTGCTGTTCACCAACAAAAAACTTGATGAAAAGCTAAAGACAGCGGGAGATTACATGTCCTTCGAAGATCGAGATGTAGACGAATATCTTCGCTTCAATTCTGAAGGAGCGACCCACAAATTACTTACACCGACTGAACCGACCATTCAATCAATCATGGAATATGTCAACAAAGATTTATATTTCCTAAAAGATGCTATCAAGGACCTTTTCACTGAAGGAATTATTACAAACGAGTTGTCAAAATACAAAACATATTTAAATGATATTTTGACGGAGTCTGGAAATCAAATAAGATTCAAAGATACATTCAATGACTCATTAATTTTCATTGCTAAATTGTACAAAGTACTCAAACCAGATCTACTCGATTTGAAGCCCATTGATAAACCACTAGGATATGCCGATGGAGAAGTTGAATATGACTCTTTAAGTTATCCATCAGTGGAGGGGCAGGATTTCGAACACCTGATTGACGCCATAAGAAACCTTTTTCGTACTGGAATTTTATCTGATTTTTTAAAAACGCACGAGAATCTTCTAGCATTGATTCTAACAACAACAGCAAATGGCCAGCTAGcattcaaagattcattcagtaGTGATATAATCTGGAAAGCTGAATTGTATAGAACGTTGAAGGCGGAATTGGGTGACCTGAATAAAAAGGTTACTACAAAGCAGAAACTCTTCGATGGAAAGGCTTCACGGAACAAACACCATTCAGTATTATTGTATGCGGAAGAACCTGATGTGCGACAATTCTTTACGCTGCTCACATTGTCAGTGCATCAACCGGATGAATTGGAACCCTTTATCGTCAAGGAGTTACATTTGGGGATGAGAATGTGGCTACGGCCTGACGTTTTAGGTAAGCTAGCCGAAGACGATGATAAAAATGCGGTGAAAGATTTGGATGATTATTTTGAATCAACGCTGAAATGTGGCCAAGGTAATTCTAAACCATTCTTAGATCAACATTTTGTCACGCGGTATTCCAACAAGCTACGGTCTAAAATTTTTAAACTGTTTCCGGAGTTGAATGACACAAATCAGTTATATATTAACAGAGAGATTATTTTTGATCAAGAGAACATTGATACACAAGAAAATTTGCAAGGTTTTCAATTTGACGGAATCGTGAAATCAAAGCCAGATTGTAGTTTAGGAAAAACGATTACATTTAGTGACAACTCTGCAAAAAATAGGCATGGAGTGGATGACAGAATGGCACTTCTCGACAGAACTAGCAAGGAAATGACTGATAGGCAGTTTTCAGAAAATTTGAAGATGAGGTTTGCACATTATCAGTGTTTGGTTTTAACGGCCGACCCAGGGATAGGTAAAACTGAACTTTTCCAATATGTAGCTCTTGAGCATCAAAAACTCACATCAGGAGcagttttcttatttcggttGAACAGAATACAAGATTCCAAGGACGTTTTAGGTAATGAAACATCATTGGAAATCCTCAAACCTGCGTTGTCTCAAAAGAATCTGGAGCTCATACAGAACCATTTGCGGAACAAGTCAAATGATCTTATTACAATGCTGTTTGACGGATATGACGAAATACATGAGAGAAATAAGACCAGAATAAACAAACTGTTTGAGCTATTGTTAAAGTCAAAACAAATTCAACTTGTAATAAGTGCGAGAAATCATGAGAAAAACTCTTTGCAGCGCTTTTTCCAAAATCACAACTTTAACGTTGGTTACTTTACATTAGAGCCATTTAACAGTGAAAATGTTATTGAATACCTTGCGCAATTTTGGAATGAAAAATGTGATTTCAATTCcaagtttgattcgtattcaaaGTTTCTGATTGAGAAATTTTATAGCTTGTGCAGAGTTCCATTGATGGTGAAAATGATGGCTAAAATCTACAAACAACGTTTTAAAGAATTCAAAGAAACTATGATTGATAAAGAAGGTGAAATAAGCCTCTTAGAAAGAGAGTTTTCACAAATCGAACAAATTTAcggaatttttatagaaaattgTTTACTTGTAAAGATAGAGGATGCATGCCACGGCATTGGGAAAGTCGATCCAAACAAACAGATATTCGATGGATTTTATCTTGATCATCAACTACTTGCAATAAAATTTCTTGATGTTGGTGATCTTAAACATATCTTCAAGAACccaaaatacatgaagaaatgggACTGCATTCAAAAAAGTCATCAGAACCAGCTTGAAAAATCTATTCTGTTAAATTTTGTTGACGGTAAAGTTTCGTTTACTCATCACTCTTATGCTGAGTATTTTGTTGCGAAATTTCTCTGGGATGATTTTATTAACTTGAAAAACATTATCAATAAAGTTTTGTCTCGTTTTACTGGAATAAGAgagttttttattaaaaaaattgaagaaaacatcGACTTGTTCGTATCTAAATTTGCTCAACAGACGTCTTTTGTTTCAAAAGAAGTTGCTTTCTGGGCTTGTGAAAGTAATGCTGTTGAGTTGTTGAAATATgttctttcaaaaaaatttttgagtATGCCAAACAAGGTCAAAATGCTTCAAATTGCCATTAAGAACGGCAGTGACAAAATATGTTCCTATTTGATCGATGACTATAAAGTACATCCCAATGTTAAGTATGATGGTGGTTTGGCTGCTTTACATTGGGCCGTTATATATGGACATAGAAATTTAGTTCATTTATTGCTTGAAAGAGGAGCGGACATCAATATTCGAAACACGGGAGGATGGTCAGCTCTGCATTATGCAGTCCATCACAAACGAATTCTTATTGCACAATTTTTGCTCGATAAAGGCATGGACGTAAACTGTTCAAACAATGACAAATGGAATCCACTTCATATTGCGTGCAATAACGGTGATGCTAATGTAGTGAAAATATTAATACAAAAAAATGCAGATCTTGATATACAGACAATCGAAGGCAAAACTCCGCTTTATTTAGCTACGGCAGGAGGACACGCAGAAATTGTTATCGTTTTAATTGAAAATATGATGAAAAAATTCCCTTTCCGTAGTATGTTTTGCGTAGACTATGCATTTCAGATAGCTGTCCGTTACGGCCATAGTTCTGTGCAGGAAATGCTTAAGAGAAAATATCCTAATGATGCTTGCGCAAAAGATATCGATGATCCACTAATACACTTTGCGACTTGGCAGGGAATAATTCGATACGTTGAAAAATTGATAGACGAAGGTACCAATGTTAATGCACAGAGTACAGCTCTACACCTCAGTGCATCTGCATCTGATCACCGTCTTGTTGTTGAACTACCGCTTGGTAAAGGTGCTAACGTAAACGCTGTTGAAACAAATAAATCGACACCGCTTCATTTAGCATGTCAGAATGGTCATACAAAGGTTGCGGAAAAATTAATGACACAAAAATCACTAGTTAATGCAATGGGCCACAATTACCAAACACTGCTAAATTTTGCATGTGAAAATGGACACAAAGATGTCGTGGACGCTTTGATTAGAGAAGGTGCCAATATTGAGGCATTAACTCTAAATAAATGCACAGCACTTCACATAAGTGCTTTCAATGGTCACTGCGATATTGTGGATTTGCTACTTGATAAAGGTGCCAACGTAAATGCTGTTAAAACAAACAATTGGACACCGCTTCATTTTGCATGTCAGAATGGTCATAAAATGGTTGTGGAGGTATTATTGAAACAAAAAGCCAACATTGACGCATTGACTCACGATAGCTCGACACCGTTACATTTGGCATGTCTGAATGGTCATAAGGAGGTTGCGGAAATACTATTAAGACAAAAAGCCAACATTGATGCATTGGACCACCGTAATCGGACACCGCTACATTTTGCATGCCAAAATAAACACAAAGATGTAGTGGAAACTTTAATTGAAAGAGGTGCCAAGATTGACGCATTAACACAAAATAAATGTACAGCTCTTCATCTCAGTGCTTTCAACGATCACATGATTATTGTGGATTTGTTGCTAAGTAAAGGTGCTAACGTGAACGCCATTGAAGTAAAAAAATGGACGCCGCTGCATTTTGCATGCCAGGATGGCCGTAAAGAGGTCGTGGAAATATTGTTGAAACAAAAAGCCAAAATCGATGCATTGGATTACCAAAATCGAACACCACTTCATTTAGCATGTGAGAATGGGCATAAAGAGGTTGTGAAAATATTAATAAGAGAAAAAGCCAACATTGACGCAATGAATCACGAGAACTGTACACCTCTCCATTTGGCATGCTGGAATGGTCATGcagaggttgtggaaatattatTGAGGGAAAAAGTAAACATTAATGCATTGACTCGAAAGAAGTACACACCGCTTGATGTTGCATTCCAGAATGGTCATTGCGATGTTGTGAAAATATTACTTAGACGGATTGGTTTGCAAAATCTCGtcacatacccaagtaaccacaagcattatatcataactcTAATTCAAATGTATTTTAGTatagctaatgcaagataa
- the LOC109417947 gene encoding myoneurin-like yields MSSRVPIESCGLPKMCRLCMREQYLEDVFKENNLHQWISNYLSITIFSVDPKGHSICTFCRLRLTEFHQYWSHCQEVQTILQSMARDQNETSIRLADKTELRKVKAEPFDQNDANYGTEALVSRTYTKSSVDSSSHGYSRQYIVNNHERDNNSELHNEAEEHLQSFDKTDEVTIEHVKIEALVDDGETNDQSDLNIPTKNNLPPVKTKSKVDQQVQCNQCEKTFPDRNTYRRHKRFHKPMNHCCHICGKPFFYRSTLEKHIPIHDPNRVRKPPSDKPSLAPGLYHCDICLKVFELKTRLWSHKTQRHRPKTHECHLCDLKFTMKFQLRRHIQKHYQESENTNSEGQLAQSNTTSVLKKPVKLRNKRK; encoded by the exons ATGTCTTCGAGGGTCCCAATCGAGTCGTGTGGTCTCCCGAAAATGTGTCGGCTTTGTATGAGAGAACAATACCTTGAAGACGTTTTCAAGGAAAATAACCTGCATCAATGGATATCGAATTATCTCTCGATAACG ATATTCAGCGTGGATCCCAAGGGTCACTCTATCTGCACTTTCTGTCGATTGCGATTGACCGAATTCCATCAATACTGGAGCCACTGTCAGGAGGTGCAAACGATATTACAATCCATGGCTCGGGATCAAAATGAAACATCGATTCGGCTTGCAGACAAAACTGAGCTGCGGAAAGTAAAAGCTGAACCATTTGATCAAAACGATGCCAATTACGGGACGGAGGCATTAGTATCAAGAACTTATACTAAATCCTCAGTTGATAGTTCCAGTCATGGATATTCTCGACAATACATTGTCAACAATCATGAAAGAGATAATAATTCTGAACTTCATAATGAAGCGGAAGAACACCTTCAATCGTTTGATAAAACGGATGAGGTTACCATAGAACATGTAAAAATTGAAGCTCTGGTAGATGATGGAGAGACCAATGACCAATCAGACCTAAACATTCCAACTAAAAATAATTTACCACCAGTCAAGACAAAATCTAAAGTGGACCAACAAGTGCAATGCAATCAATGCGAAAAAACATTTCCCGACAGAAACACGTATAGAAGGCACAAAAGATTTCATAAACCAATGAACCACTGTTGTCACATATGCGGAAAGCCATTCTTTTATCG ATCGACACTGGAGAAGCATATTCCAATACACGATCCGAATCGTGTGCGTAAGCCGCCATCTGATAAACCATCCCTGGCACCAGGGCTTTACCATTGTGATATATGCCTGAAGGTATTCGAGCTGAAAACAAGACTGTGGTCACACAAGACACAAAGACACAGACCAAAAACTCACGAATGCCACCTGTGCGATTTGAAGTTTACCATGAA ATTTCAGTTACGCCGGCATATACAGAAGCACTATCAAGAGAGCGAGAATACAAATTCTGAAGGGCAACTTGCTCAATCCAACACAACATCCGTTCTCAAAAAACCAGTTAAACTTCGGAATAAGCGGAAATAA